GCGGGGGAAGCGGATCTTCCTGGTCGGTGGAACCGGCCTCTACGTGCGAGCCTTCCTGGAGGGCCTATCCGCCGCTGTACCGCGAAACCCGGACCTGCGCAGGGAACTCGAAGCCTTCGACGAAGAGCGCCGGGCCGCCGGCGATGTCAGCGCTCTCCACGGGCGCCTGGCCAAAGTGGATGCGGCGAGCGCGAAGCGCCTCCACCCCAACGATCGGATACGGTTGATCCGGGCCATCGAGGTCTTCGAGAGCACCGGGCGGCCCGCGTCGGAGCAGCGCGGCCTGGAAGGCGAGCCTCGTGAACGGGCCCTCCATCTGGCGATCGACCCTGGGCGTGAAGAGCTGATCGCCAGGATCGACCGGCGTTGCGAAGCGATGCTGGAAGGGGGGCTCTTGCAGGAAGCCCGAGACCTTCGAGAGCGGGGTTACGGCGGGGAACTTCCATCGATGCGGGCCATCGGATATCGGCACATGCAACCCGTGATCGAAGGCCGCGAAATCCTCGCGAACGTGCTCGACTCCATGAAGCACGACACGCGTCAGTTCGCGCGGCGCCAACGCACCTGGCTGCGTGGCGTGGCGGGCGTGCGCGGGTTTCATCCGGACAACCAGGACGAGATCACACGAAGCGTCGAGGAGTGGTTCGAATCCGACGCGGAGGTCTGAACCGGCCGCGAACGAAAACGGGACGACCCTTTACGGAGGGTCGTCCCGTGGTTTCGAACTCTCACCTGCGGGCTCAGCCGCTGGTGTAGGTCACTCCGAACTTGAGCCAGAAGAAATCGGTCTCGTAATCGACGATCGCGTCCTGATCCTCGACCACGTCGAAGATCGGATCCAGCTCTGCGTCGGAGAAGAAGAGCACCATTCCGGGCACCAACTCGATCACCCCGGTCACGCCCCGTAGGACACTGGTGGCACCCTGCACGAAGGTGTTCCAGACGTAGCCCGGAAGCGGATAGGCGATCCGAACGCCGGGCGAATCGCCGATGGTGTTCAGGTTGTTGTAGACCGTCTGTCCGGCAACGATCGGAGACAGGGCGAGATCCAGGGGCCATTGGCTCAGGTTCTCGATCGAGCGCTTCAAGATGTAGGGATCGGCCGAAGCCTTGCCCGCTGCGCCGAAGACGAAAGTGGCGGCGAGCGCGAGCATCGCCAACCGTCGGGTCCAGGAAGAGAATTTCACAGCGTACCCCCAGAATGCGCATCCCTGCGCGCTTGTCTTTCCATCGAACTGCCGTTCCGGCCCCACCCGAAGGTAGGCCCCTCCGGCCGACGCGTCCTCAGGATTGTAACCCTTGTTACTCCGCCGGGAGCCTACGGGCGTAGCCTTGCCCTTGTCAAGAAACGTCTTCGTCTCCCGGGTGGTTGCCTTCCAAGTTGCGGCCTCGGCCAGGCCCCCTGTCAGGCTGGTTTGAGGCCTCCCCAGGGTGCGCCCCGGGGGCCAAGTTGCGGGCGCCAGACCCGAAGGTAGGTTGCCCCCTTGTCTCAGCAGCTCCCGATCGTGGCCATTGTGGGCCGCCCGAACGTGGGAAAGTCCACGCTCTTCAACCGCTACGCGGGCCACAAGCGCGTGCTGGTGGAAGATACCCCCGGAATCACGCGGGATCGGATCGCTGAGGAAGTCGAGGTGGGTCCCCGCAGGGTACTGCTGGTCGATACGGCCGGCCTGGATGCGGACCCTGCGAGCCCCATCGAAACGGCGGTCCAGGGGCAGGCCCAGGCGGCCGTGGAGGGTGCGGACGCCATCCTGTGGGTCGTGGACGGCCAGTCTGGGCTTCTTCCTCAGGAAGAAGAGCTGGCCCGGGTGCTGCGCCGCACGGCGCGCCCTCTGATGGTGGCCGTCAACAAGATCGACGCTCCCAGTCATGCACCCCGCCTGGCCGAATTCCATGCACTGGGTCTCGATCCGGTGCGCCCCGTCTCCGCAGAACACGGCACAGGGGCCTGGGATGCACTGGAAGAGCTGGTGGCCTTGCTTCCCGAGCAAGGAGACGCCCCGCTCAGCCAGCCGACGGGGTTGCAGGTCGCGTTGGTCGGGCGCCCGAACGTCGGCAAGAGTTCGTTGCTCAATCGATTGCTCGGCGAGGAGCGGGTCGTCGTTTCCGAGGTTCCCGGTACGACCCGCGATGCCATCGATATCCGCGTGGAAACCGAGGCTGGCGCCATGACCTTCGTCGATACCGCCGGCATCCGTCGGGCGGCGCGGCGCAAGGAGCATGTCGAGCGCGGTAGTGCGCTGATGAGCCTGCGGGCCATCGAGCGTGCCGACGTGGCCCTGGTGTTGGTGGACGCAGAAGAAGGATTCACGGATCAGGACTTCCGCGTGTTGTCCCTCGTGCGAGAGCGTGGCACCACGGCGGCGCTGATCGTCAACAAATGGGATCTGGTCGAAGGCGATGACAACGAGGACGCGCGGCGGCGCGTCGAGGACGAGCTGTCGCGGCGTCTGGCACCGCTCCGAGACGTTCCGATCACTCGTCTTTCGGCCAAGAGCGGGAAGGGTCTCCGGCGTTTGCCCCGGCTGATCGTGCGTCTCGGGAAGGCGGCCTCTACCGAGATTGCCACGGCGGATCTCAACCGCTGGCTGCAGGATTGTGTCGCGAAGCACGAGCCGTCGATGGCCCAGCGCGGCACCAGCCGGCGTCCGATCAAGTTCTTCTACGCGACCCAGGTCGCGACCCGGCCCCCGACGTTGATGCTCTTCTGCACCGATCCAAAGGCCATCCTGCCTTCCTACAGGCGCTTCCTGATCAATCAGTTGCGCGAGCGATTCGATCTGGCCGGTGTGCCGGTGCGGCTGCGTTTGCGGGGACGAAACCGGGAGAACCGGCATGCCTAGAGGCGGGCGCGTTCACCCGATACACTGCGGCGCCACTCAGGCCCAATCCGGAGGATCCCGTGGCCAAGCGTTCTGAATCCCAACAAGCAACCGAGACGCTCGAGGAAATCGAGGGTCTCTTCGATCGGCTCGCCACGTGGGTCGGTGCGAACCCGCGCATCGTGCTGGGCGTGCTTGGATCCATCCTGGCGCTGGCCGGGGTAATCGGCCTCAGCCAGACCCTCTCGCTGCGATCCGAGCAAAAGGGCTCCGAAGAGATCGCAGCGATCTATTCCGACTATCTGTCGGCCATGGGCGCGAAGCCCGGGGCACTCGAGGTGGAGGAACCGGCCAATCCGGAGATCGGCCAGCGGGCGCGGTCGGAATACGCCGCAAAGCTTCTGGCCAGCGCCGACGACCACGAAGGCACCCTCGCCGCAGTGGGAGCCCGAATCCAGGCCGGCGTCCTCCAGGCGGAGAGCGGCGAACTCGACGCCGCCCTGGCGACCTGGCGTGAGGCGGCCGATGCTGCGCCGTCTTCTTCATCCCTCCGTGGCCTGGCGCTTCTTCGCCTGGCGGGTGGCCTCGAGCAGAACGACGACTTTTCAGGAGCTGCTGCGGCCTACGCCGAGGCCGGTGAGAACCCGACCTTCCCGGCCCGTATCCTGGCGCTGGCCAGCGCCGCGCGCTGTTGGCTCGAGGTGGGTGACGAGGATCAGGCACTCGTCCTGGTCGAAAAGCTCGAGGCCGCCGAACCGCCCGCGGGCAGCATTCCCGAACATGTCCAGGCACGGCTCGACGAACTGAAGATGCGAAGCGGGGAGGGCGCCTCCTAGGGCGCTCCATTTCGAGGTTGGCGTTCGGCCACGACCACGCGCGGCTTCTGGCCGCTGCCTTGCTGACGGGTTTTCTCGGCCTGGTCGGTTGCGGGGGTGGTGGGGACGAAGCTCCGCCGAATGTCGTCGTCGTTACGCTCGATACGGTTCGCGCGGACCACCTTTCGCTGTACGGATACACGCATCCGACCACGCCTTCGCTCGAAGCGTTGGCGGCACGTGCGGATGTGTATGAACACGCGGTCGCCACGGCGCCGTGGACCGTGCCCAGCCACGCGTCGATCTTCACGGGCCTCTTCCCCTTCGAACACGGTGCGCACACCCTCGATGCGGAGCGTGGCCGGGTGGCGGCCCTGGCCGAGGAACATCAGACCCTCGCCGAGAGCTTTCAGGAGGCCGGCTACCGAACGGGCGCCTTCGTGACGAACACCGGCTACCTGTCAGAGAAATTCGGTTGGACCCAGGGCTTCGACACCTACGAAGTCGAAGGATTGCGCGGCCCGGAGCTGATCGAGAAGGTCGCTGGCTGGCTCGACCCGTGGTGGGGCGGGCAGGAGCCGTTCTTCCTGTTCGTCAATCTGATGGACGCCCATGCTCCCTACAACCTCACCCCCGTGTCCGACGGGCGGGAGCTCCGCGCCCCGGCTTCGTCCTCCGACGACCTGTTGGCGAAGCTCGGTGAGATCGTGATCGCGACGGACGAAGCCGCGCCTCCCGGATTGGTCCGCGATCTGGTGGCCCAGTACGACCTGGGCATCGCGAACGTGCGCGTGCCATGACGACCGTCCTGGAAGGGTTTCGCTCGGGACCCTCACAGAAACTCGGCGCGCCCCCGGAGCTCGATCCGGAACTCGAGAAGCAGCTCGAAGCGCTGGGATATCGTTGAGGTTCGGTCACCGCAGCGGAGCAAGGAACGCGGCGACTTCCACGATCACCTCATCGAAGCGCCCGAATCCCCAGTTGAAGAACCCGTGGTGAGCGTCCTCATAGGGGAGTAGGCGACAGGTGTTCCCAGCGGCGTTCATCTGCTCGCAGAAATTGCGGCTATGTGCGAAGGGCACGATGCCGTCGGCGGTGCCGTGGGCCACGAGGGTCGGTGGGAGGCCGGGGCGAACGTGGTGGAGCGGTGAGATCGCTTCGCCGTCCTCGCCGAACAGAAGGTCTTTGACCGATGCCAGGTAGTGATCTTCGCCGACGGCCCGGGTGTCGAGGGCGGGATTCAAGAGGACCAACCCGGCAGGATCGATGAGGCCGCCGCGTTCCGACCACGGCGTGATCGCGGTAGCCGCTGCGAGATGTCCGCCCGCAGAGCCGCCGGCCAAGAAGACGCGAGAGGGATCCAATCCCAGCTGCTCGGCGTTCTCAACCACGAACCGGAACGCGGCGCGCGCATCCTCCAACGCGTCCCTGGCTTTCGTCCCATGCCGGGAATACACCCGGTAGTCGACGGTCATTCCAATCCAACCCTGGGAAGCGAAGTAATCGGCCCATGGGTAGAACTGGATGCTGGAACCGCCAGTCCAGCCGCCGCCGAAGAAG
The window above is part of the bacterium genome. Proteins encoded here:
- a CDS encoding sulfatase-like hydrolase/transferase gives rise to the protein MSRLAFGHDHARLLAAALLTGFLGLVGCGGGGDEAPPNVVVVTLDTVRADHLSLYGYTHPTTPSLEALAARADVYEHAVATAPWTVPSHASIFTGLFPFEHGAHTLDAERGRVAALAEEHQTLAESFQEAGYRTGAFVTNTGYLSEKFGWTQGFDTYEVEGLRGPELIEKVAGWLDPWWGGQEPFFLFVNLMDAHAPYNLTPVSDGRELRAPASSSDDLLAKLGEIVIATDEAAPPGLVRDLVAQYDLGIANVRVP
- a CDS encoding alpha/beta hydrolase; protein product: MTIRRSLRVSLYLALGLAVAVAGLLGAFALEFSPSREIVYRELGDVRLELQLFEPADSHAGLRPGILFFFGGGWTGGSSIQFYPWADYFASQGWIGMTVDYRVYSRHGTKARDALEDARAAFRFVVENAEQLGLDPSRVFLAGGSAGGHLAAATAITPWSERGGLIDPAGLVLLNPALDTRAVGEDHYLASVKDLLFGEDGEAISPLHHVRPGLPPTLVAHGTADGIVPFAHSRNFCEQMNAAGNTCRLLPYEDAHHGFFNWGFGRFDEVIVEVAAFLAPLR
- the miaA gene encoding tRNA (adenosine(37)-N6)-dimethylallyltransferase MiaA; translated protein: MSTDPPTESLPSKPDVVVVAGPTAAGKTALAIELAERFGGEIINADSQQVYRFMDVGTAKPSAEERARVPHHVIDVVTPDIQYHAARFEADARAAASRIRARGKRIFLVGGTGLYVRAFLEGLSAAVPRNPDLRRELEAFDEERRAAGDVSALHGRLAKVDAASAKRLHPNDRIRLIRAIEVFESTGRPASEQRGLEGEPRERALHLAIDPGREELIARIDRRCEAMLEGGLLQEARDLRERGYGGELPSMRAIGYRHMQPVIEGREILANVLDSMKHDTRQFARRQRTWLRGVAGVRGFHPDNQDEITRSVEEWFESDAEV
- the der gene encoding ribosome biogenesis GTPase Der, which gives rise to MSQQLPIVAIVGRPNVGKSTLFNRYAGHKRVLVEDTPGITRDRIAEEVEVGPRRVLLVDTAGLDADPASPIETAVQGQAQAAVEGADAILWVVDGQSGLLPQEEELARVLRRTARPLMVAVNKIDAPSHAPRLAEFHALGLDPVRPVSAEHGTGAWDALEELVALLPEQGDAPLSQPTGLQVALVGRPNVGKSSLLNRLLGEERVVVSEVPGTTRDAIDIRVETEAGAMTFVDTAGIRRAARRKEHVERGSALMSLRAIERADVALVLVDAEEGFTDQDFRVLSLVRERGTTAALIVNKWDLVEGDDNEDARRRVEDELSRRLAPLRDVPITRLSAKSGKGLRRLPRLIVRLGKAASTEIATADLNRWLQDCVAKHEPSMAQRGTSRRPIKFFYATQVATRPPTLMLFCTDPKAILPSYRRFLINQLRERFDLAGVPVRLRLRGRNRENRHA